One Natronomonas moolapensis 8.8.11 genomic region harbors:
- a CDS encoding DNA double-strand break repair nuclease NurA, giving the protein MTLDPVHFEGIARLAGRISQDVDSTEHQGVAETVFEEFLDPLYHGDRRILEPLDGLRRRRIDIEDAALRESPFPTQHGLDSGTINPTTFTNGLVLDVAQAAMAAVPSELELHRSRSVVTTAHSNDPTVDCDEDEWSAFDDGYSRGRVLQAPRVNRYEEAVVHALSLYLAEVSHATLQAEVVDDLLILDGPIYPKGLLAWADRHPELAELLVEGERPRDVIARYIRLVERFADRGVPLAGFIKNSGSKAITRAVRGTTRAPWVDDAAFFERVLRRTDADGDTLTDELTFTNWFRSRGGVDEPLSADGDALGLSRSRAPEDYEVTFFCLYDPRSELLFRIEAPAVFTRDPDVREALTMQFLRDVAHEGGPPLAVAKADQLARISREERAALIRSIEQRFDADRDRSYDDDRWGLVT; this is encoded by the coding sequence ATGACGCTCGACCCGGTCCACTTCGAGGGGATCGCACGACTCGCGGGCCGGATCAGCCAGGACGTCGACTCGACGGAGCACCAGGGGGTCGCCGAGACCGTCTTCGAGGAGTTTCTCGACCCGCTGTATCACGGCGACCGTCGGATCCTCGAACCGCTCGATGGGCTGCGACGGCGGCGGATCGACATCGAAGACGCCGCGTTGCGGGAGTCGCCGTTTCCGACACAGCACGGACTCGACTCCGGGACCATCAACCCGACGACGTTCACTAACGGTCTCGTTCTCGACGTGGCCCAGGCCGCGATGGCGGCCGTCCCCTCGGAGTTGGAGTTACACCGCTCGCGCTCGGTCGTCACGACCGCACACTCGAACGACCCGACGGTCGATTGCGACGAGGACGAGTGGTCGGCGTTCGACGATGGCTACTCGCGGGGCCGCGTCCTCCAGGCCCCACGCGTCAACCGCTACGAGGAGGCGGTCGTACACGCGCTCTCGTTATACCTCGCGGAGGTATCTCACGCGACGCTGCAGGCCGAGGTCGTCGACGACCTGTTGATCCTCGACGGCCCGATCTATCCGAAGGGGCTGCTCGCGTGGGCCGACCGGCATCCCGAGCTCGCGGAACTGCTTGTCGAGGGAGAGCGCCCACGGGACGTGATCGCTCGCTACATCAGGTTGGTCGAGCGCTTCGCCGACCGCGGCGTCCCGCTGGCCGGCTTTATCAAGAACAGCGGGTCGAAGGCGATCACCCGCGCCGTCCGGGGGACGACGCGTGCGCCCTGGGTGGACGACGCGGCGTTCTTCGAGCGCGTCCTCCGGCGCACCGACGCCGATGGCGACACCCTGACCGACGAGTTGACCTTTACCAACTGGTTTCGCTCCCGCGGCGGTGTCGACGAACCCCTCTCGGCGGACGGCGACGCGCTCGGCCTCTCGCGCTCGCGCGCTCCCGAGGACTACGAGGTGACGTTTTTTTGCCTGTACGACCCCCGGAGCGAGCTCCTGTTTCGGATCGAAGCCCCGGCGGTATTCACCCGCGATCCGGACGTTCGGGAGGCGCTAACGATGCAGTTCCTCAGGGACGTCGCCCACGAGGGCGGACCGCCGCTCGCGGTCGCGAAGGCCGACCAACTCGCCCGGATCAGCCGCGAGGAGCGGGCCGCCCTGATCCGGTCGATAGAACAGCGCTTCGACGCCGACCGCGACCGGAGCTACGACGACGACCGCTGGGGACTCGTCACCTGA
- a CDS encoding DUF7113 family protein codes for MLRIRGSAGGTALTGTLYEPGEEPPTFRGAPDDDAPYVWVCDAFYEVESGGQLQRIGGEKKRIAFESPMPRGFADRDRAIEAATSHVRTQFARLGVPEVDVDVVLGADDATP; via the coding sequence ATGCTTCGGATCCGTGGCTCGGCGGGCGGAACGGCGTTGACGGGGACGCTGTACGAACCCGGCGAAGAGCCGCCGACGTTCCGCGGCGCCCCCGACGACGACGCACCGTACGTGTGGGTCTGTGACGCCTTCTACGAGGTCGAAAGCGGCGGCCAACTCCAGCGGATCGGCGGCGAAAAGAAGCGAATCGCATTCGAGTCGCCGATGCCGAGGGGGTTTGCCGACCGCGATCGGGCCATCGAGGCGGCGACGTCCCACGTCCGGACGCAGTTCGCCAGACTCGGTGTCCCGGAGGTAGACGTCGATGTCGTGCTCGGCGCCGACGACGCGACGCCGTGA
- the icd gene encoding isocitrate dehydrogenase (NADP(+)) — protein sequence MDYDKIEVPSEGSKIEVTEDDELVVPDDPIIPIIHGDGIGTDVGPAAQNVLEAAAEATGREINWMRAYAGESARERYDENLPAETVEALTEFKVSIKGPLTTPVGAGFRSLNVALRKKLDLYTNIRPTYHLDGVPSPVKRPEQMDMVSFRENTEDVYAGIEWEAGTDEVQEVKAFVEEEMGFDSTIHDGPVGIGIKPITEFGTKRLVRRAIDYALENDRDSVTLVHKGNIMKFTEGAFRDWGYEVAREEYGDEVITEDTLWEERGGEQPEDAVVVNDRIADNMLQQILTRTDQYDVLALPNLNGDYLSDACGAQIGGLGIAPGINLGDGRVLAEPVHGSAPKYAGQDKVNPTAMILSGRIMLEFMGWNDAADLVRDAVEQAIVDRRVTYDIERQVEDAEKLATSEYADVVVENIHEMA from the coding sequence ATGGACTACGACAAAATCGAGGTGCCGTCGGAAGGCTCGAAGATCGAGGTAACGGAGGACGACGAACTCGTCGTACCCGACGACCCGATCATCCCGATCATCCACGGCGACGGAATCGGGACCGACGTCGGTCCCGCGGCGCAGAACGTCCTGGAGGCCGCCGCGGAGGCGACCGGTCGCGAAATCAACTGGATGCGCGCCTACGCCGGCGAGTCCGCCCGCGAACGCTACGATGAAAACCTCCCCGCGGAGACCGTCGAGGCGCTCACGGAGTTCAAAGTCTCGATCAAGGGCCCGCTGACGACACCCGTGGGAGCCGGCTTCCGCAGTCTCAACGTCGCGTTGCGGAAGAAACTCGACCTCTATACGAATATCCGTCCGACCTACCACCTCGACGGCGTCCCCTCGCCGGTCAAACGCCCCGAACAGATGGATATGGTGTCGTTCCGGGAGAACACCGAGGACGTCTACGCCGGCATCGAGTGGGAGGCCGGCACCGACGAGGTCCAAGAGGTCAAGGCGTTCGTCGAGGAGGAGATGGGCTTCGACTCGACGATCCACGACGGCCCCGTCGGCATCGGCATCAAGCCGATCACCGAGTTCGGCACCAAGCGGCTCGTCCGCCGGGCGATCGATTACGCCCTCGAGAACGACCGCGATTCGGTCACGCTGGTCCACAAGGGCAACATCATGAAGTTCACCGAGGGCGCGTTCCGCGATTGGGGCTACGAGGTCGCCCGCGAGGAGTACGGCGACGAGGTCATCACCGAGGACACCCTCTGGGAGGAGCGCGGCGGCGAACAGCCCGAGGACGCCGTCGTCGTCAACGACCGCATCGCCGACAACATGCTCCAGCAGATCCTCACCCGGACCGACCAGTACGACGTGTTGGCGCTGCCGAATCTCAACGGCGACTACCTCTCGGACGCCTGTGGCGCCCAGATCGGCGGTCTCGGCATCGCACCGGGGATCAACCTCGGCGACGGCCGCGTGCTGGCCGAACCCGTCCACGGCTCCGCGCCGAAGTACGCCGGCCAAGACAAGGTCAACCCCACCGCGATGATCCTCTCTGGCCGCATCATGCTCGAGTTCATGGGCTGGAACGACGCCGCGGACCTCGTCCGCGACGCCGTCGAGCAGGCGATCGTCGACCGGAGGGTTACCTACGACATCGAACGGCAAGTCGAGGACGCCGAGAAGCTCGCGACCAGCGAGTACGCCGACGTGGTCGTCGAGAACATCCACGAGATGGCCTAA
- a CDS encoding phosphoadenosine phosphosulfate reductase family protein, which yields MSEFPEYVDVSYADGEGESAADYPELEDKIEKAIEVVKTGLEEYDTPAIMWTGGKDSTLTLYFVKEVAEEYGYDLPPAVFIDHYQHFDELLEFVDRWADEWDLDVVFARNDDVGEYVDAHGLDPGDDIEIDALSEHNRHHIRNILEYDEETFPFLLDTYVGNHLLKTVALNNTLEERGIDGIISGIRWDEQDARAEETFFSPRHDPDIYPPHDRIQPILQFDEADVWEAFWYYVVPETVAEFPDDGYVPQDYDDLPNGLTHDDVPVSPKYFAGFRSLGSEISTEKSDEEPAWLQNLEDTTERAGRAQDKEDLMERLRDLGYM from the coding sequence ATGAGCGAGTTCCCGGAGTACGTCGACGTATCGTACGCCGACGGCGAGGGCGAGTCCGCCGCGGACTACCCCGAACTGGAGGACAAAATCGAGAAGGCGATCGAGGTCGTCAAGACCGGTCTCGAGGAGTACGACACCCCCGCGATCATGTGGACCGGCGGGAAGGACTCGACGCTGACGCTGTATTTCGTCAAGGAGGTCGCCGAGGAGTACGGCTATGACCTCCCGCCCGCGGTGTTCATCGACCACTACCAGCACTTCGACGAACTGCTCGAGTTCGTCGACCGGTGGGCCGACGAGTGGGACCTCGACGTCGTGTTCGCGCGCAACGACGACGTCGGCGAGTACGTCGACGCGCACGGTCTCGACCCCGGCGACGACATCGAGATAGACGCCCTCTCGGAGCACAACCGCCACCACATCCGGAACATCCTCGAGTACGACGAGGAGACGTTTCCCTTCCTGCTCGACACCTACGTCGGCAACCACCTCCTGAAGACCGTCGCGCTGAACAACACCCTCGAGGAACGCGGCATCGACGGCATCATTTCGGGCATCCGCTGGGACGAACAGGACGCCCGCGCCGAGGAGACGTTCTTTTCGCCGCGGCACGACCCCGACATCTACCCGCCGCACGACCGCATCCAGCCCATCCTGCAGTTCGACGAGGCCGACGTCTGGGAGGCCTTCTGGTACTACGTCGTCCCCGAGACGGTCGCCGAGTTCCCGGACGACGGCTACGTCCCTCAGGACTACGACGACCTGCCGAACGGCCTCACCCACGACGACGTCCCCGTTTCGCCGAAGTACTTCGCCGGATTCCGCTCGCTCGGCAGCGAGATCTCGACCGAAAAGAGCGACGAGGAACCGGCGTGGCTGCAGAACCTCGAGGACACGACCGAGCGCGCCGGCCGCGCCCAGGACAAAGAGGACCTGATGGAACGGCTGCGCGATCTCGGCTACATGTAG
- a CDS encoding DUF5817 domain-containing protein, with amino-acid sequence MYSVVGCRECHALWIVEGRPETTQCPRCRRRHQFSKLRAFAETDAADDAARVRSSMLAERADDGEFVDPEAIDIDGVGMDDVEYLSASGLDPEAVSAAGERAERGTRSSQSRKQTVLDGLAELDAPTEADVVEYANAAGVPESAVERILEKLRRAGEVTRTDGVYRRL; translated from the coding sequence ATGTATTCCGTCGTCGGGTGTCGAGAGTGTCACGCCCTCTGGATCGTCGAGGGGCGACCGGAGACGACGCAGTGTCCGCGCTGCCGGCGACGACACCAGTTCTCGAAGCTCCGGGCGTTCGCGGAGACGGACGCCGCCGACGACGCCGCCCGCGTCAGGAGTTCGATGCTCGCCGAGCGCGCCGACGACGGGGAGTTCGTCGACCCCGAGGCGATCGACATCGACGGGGTCGGAATGGACGACGTCGAGTATCTCTCGGCGTCCGGGCTCGATCCCGAGGCGGTGTCGGCGGCCGGGGAGCGGGCCGAACGCGGGACTCGTTCCTCCCAAAGCCGAAAGCAGACCGTCCTCGACGGACTGGCGGAGCTCGACGCGCCCACCGAGGCGGACGTCGTCGAGTACGCGAACGCGGCCGGCGTCCCCGAGTCGGCCGTCGAACGGATCTTAGAAAAGCTCCGCCGGGCCGGTGAGGTGACCCGGACGGACGGGGTGTACCGACGTCTGTGA
- a CDS encoding potassium channel family protein yields MSDHIIIVGGGRVGRHTAVELNPSRHTISVIERDAEQCENFPNHLASDVIEGDGTDLDVFEAANPALADAVLGVTNDTATNLAVCELTKELSENTRTMARIAHDGEQDYAHLGHVDNIIYPPAVAAEVAVDRITADLLSARRP; encoded by the coding sequence ATGAGCGATCACATAATCATCGTCGGCGGCGGCCGCGTCGGCCGCCACACTGCGGTGGAACTGAACCCCAGCCGGCACACGATCTCGGTGATCGAACGGGACGCCGAACAGTGCGAGAACTTCCCAAACCACCTGGCGAGCGACGTAATCGAGGGCGACGGCACCGACCTCGACGTGTTCGAGGCGGCGAACCCGGCGCTTGCAGACGCGGTGTTGGGCGTCACGAACGACACGGCGACGAACCTCGCGGTGTGTGAGCTCACAAAAGAGCTGTCGGAGAATACCCGCACGATGGCCCGCATCGCCCACGACGGCGAACAGGACTACGCCCACCTGGGACACGTCGACAACATCATCTACCCGCCGGCAGTGGCCGCCGAGGTCGCCGTCGACCGGATTACTGCGGACCTGCTGTCGGCGCGACGGCCCTGA
- the proS gene encoding proline--tRNA ligase, which translates to MTDQELGITESKEHSPGEWYAEVVQKAGVADYAPMGGFIVTRPRGYALWERLKNHLDGWFKETGVRNSYFPMFIPESYLEREKDIVEGFDPEVAWVTHGGHDELEERLAVRPTSESIIAPFIAQWVRSHRDLPMRLNQWCSVVRWEATETKPFFRTKEFLWQEGHTAHASAEDAWAETMTRLDQYERLYEEVMAIPGLKGRKPDHDKFPGAETTTTVEALMPDGKSVQASTSHHLGQSFAEAFDITYTDEDENERTAHTTSWGLSWRALGALIMTHSDDQGLVVPPKLAPTQVVVVPIWQADTETEVTEYAADLAAELDGEFRVEFDDRDERNPGFKFNEHELNGVPLRIEVGPNEVADGEATLVHRPDGESEVADREAVVDAVGDALDTVYAKLYAAAEETLEENVREAHGRGEILGTIGRHGGYVKTGWCGDEDCESVIKDEIAAEIVMLPLDEEVEPVHDTCGICEEPAEETAYFAKSY; encoded by the coding sequence ATGACCGATCAAGAACTCGGAATCACGGAGAGCAAGGAACACAGCCCCGGCGAGTGGTACGCCGAGGTCGTACAGAAGGCCGGAGTCGCCGACTACGCGCCGATGGGCGGGTTCATCGTCACGCGTCCCCGGGGGTACGCCCTCTGGGAGCGCCTGAAGAACCACCTCGACGGCTGGTTCAAAGAGACCGGCGTTCGGAACAGCTACTTCCCGATGTTCATCCCCGAATCGTACCTCGAACGGGAAAAGGACATCGTCGAGGGGTTCGATCCCGAGGTGGCGTGGGTGACCCACGGCGGCCACGACGAACTCGAGGAGCGCCTCGCCGTCCGGCCGACATCCGAGTCGATTATCGCGCCCTTCATCGCCCAGTGGGTTCGCAGCCACCGCGACCTGCCGATGCGGCTCAACCAGTGGTGTTCGGTCGTCCGCTGGGAGGCCACCGAAACGAAGCCGTTCTTCCGGACCAAGGAGTTCCTCTGGCAGGAGGGCCACACCGCCCACGCGAGCGCCGAGGACGCCTGGGCGGAGACGATGACGCGGCTCGATCAGTACGAACGCCTCTACGAGGAGGTGATGGCGATCCCCGGTCTGAAAGGCCGCAAGCCCGACCACGACAAGTTCCCCGGCGCGGAGACGACGACGACCGTCGAGGCGTTGATGCCCGACGGCAAGTCGGTCCAGGCGAGCACGAGCCACCACCTCGGCCAGTCGTTCGCGGAGGCGTTCGACATCACCTACACCGACGAGGACGAGAACGAACGGACGGCCCACACCACCTCGTGGGGGCTCTCCTGGCGCGCACTCGGCGCGTTGATAATGACCCACTCCGACGACCAGGGTCTCGTCGTCCCGCCGAAACTCGCCCCCACGCAGGTCGTCGTCGTTCCGATCTGGCAGGCCGACACCGAGACCGAGGTCACGGAGTACGCCGCCGACCTGGCGGCCGAACTCGACGGGGAATTCCGCGTCGAGTTCGACGACCGCGACGAGCGCAACCCCGGATTCAAGTTCAACGAACACGAGCTCAACGGCGTTCCGCTCCGGATCGAGGTCGGTCCCAACGAGGTCGCGGACGGCGAGGCGACCCTCGTCCACCGCCCCGACGGCGAGAGCGAGGTCGCGGACCGCGAGGCGGTCGTCGACGCGGTCGGGGACGCCCTCGATACGGTCTACGCCAAACTCTACGCCGCTGCCGAGGAGACCCTCGAAGAGAACGTTCGGGAGGCCCACGGCCGCGGCGAGATCCTCGGGACGATCGGCCGCCACGGCGGCTACGTCAAGACCGGCTGGTGCGGCGACGAGGACTGCGAGAGCGTCATCAAAGACGAGATCGCCGCCGAGATCGTCATGCTCCCGCTGGACGAGGAGGTGGAGCCGGTCCACGACACCTGCGGGATCTGTGAGGAACCGGCCGAGGAGACTGCCTACTTCGCGAAGTCGTACTGA